One Eublepharis macularius isolate TG4126 chromosome 6, MPM_Emac_v1.0, whole genome shotgun sequence DNA segment encodes these proteins:
- the ZNF639 gene encoding zinc finger protein 639 isoform X1: protein MNEHPKKRKRKTLHPSRYSDSSGLPKYIDNSGIFSDHCYSVCSMKQLDVKVSDNRGRFHTAVHSTDTDEDGSPVHAGTSQWSGAQSNVMGPHFMDSKNKDKPANNGIYKDTCESPIFNDTLTDEEKPLDIQTVEISTTEVQAVEVHDIETQTISPEKLEAEDAEEIPMESCKVLGKNPPLNVTIQPKWPLLRANSSGLYKCERCTFNSKYFSDLKQHIVLKHKTCTESNICRVCKESFSSKKVLIEHLKIHEEDPYICKYCDYKTVMFENLSQHIADTHFSDHLYWCEQCDVQFSSSSELYLHFQEHSCDEQYLCQFCEHETSDPEDLHSHVVNEHAGRLIELSDSYHSRQQQGQYSLVNKISFDKCKNFFVCQVCGFRSRLHTNVNRHVAIEHTKIFPHVCDDCGKGFSGMLEYCKHLNTHMSEGIYLCQYCEYSTGQIGDLKIHLDFRHSAELPHKCTDCLMRFGSEKDLLSHLQMHESA from the exons ATGAATGAGCATCCgaagaagaggaaaaggaagacTCTGCATCCTTCGCGCTATTCAG ATTCTTCAGGCTTACCAAAATACATAGACAATAGTGGCATATTTTCTGACCATTGTTACAGTGTCTGTTCTATGAAACAGCTAGACGTGAAAGTTTCTGATAATCGAG GTAGATTTCATACTGCAGTACACAGCACAGATACTGATGAGGATGGCAGCCCAGTGCATGCTGGGACATCTCAGTGGAGTGGGGCCCAGTCTAATGTCATGGGGCCACACTTCATGGACTCTAAAAATAAAG ATAAACCAGCGAATAATGGGATTTATAAAGACACTTGCGAGTCACCTATCTTCAATGACACCTTAACTGATGAAGAAAAACCTCTGGATATTCAGACAGTGGAAATTTCCACTACAGAAGTCCAGGCTGTGGAAGTTCATGACATAGAAACTCAAACAATTTCCCCGGAAAAGCTCGAGGCAGAGGATGCTGAGGAAATCCCCATGGAAAGCTGCAAGGTGCTGGGGAAGAACCCTCCTTTGAATGTCACCATTCAGCCAAAATGGCCTTTGCTCCGGGCCAACAGCAGTGGCTTGTACAAGTGCGAACGGTGCACGTTTAACAGCAAGTATTTTTCTGATTTAAAGCAGCATATTGTCCTGAAGCATAAAACATGCACCGAGAGCAACATCTGCCGGGTGTGTAAGGAGAGTTTCTCCTCTAAAAAAGTGCTCATCGAACACTTAAAAATCCACGAGGAAGATCCCTACATCTGCAAATACTGTGATTACAAGACCGTGATGTTTGAGAACCTGAGCCAACACATAGCAGACACACACTTCAGCGACCATCTTTATTGGTGTGAGCAGTGCGATGTCCAGTTCTCCTCCAGCAGCGAGCTGTACCTCCATTTCCAGGAGCACAGCTGCGACGAGCAGTACCTGTGCCAGTTCTGTGAGCATGAAACGAGTGACCCAGAGGACTTGCACAGCCATGTGGTGAACGAGCATGCGGGCCGGCTGATTGAGCTGAGCGACAGCTACcacagcaggcagcagcaagggCAGTACAGCCTGGTCAACAAAATTAGCTTTGACAAGTGCAAAAACTTCTTTGTGTGCCAAGTGTGTGGCTTTCGGAGCAGGCTTCATACCAACGTCAACCGGCATGTGGCGATTGAGCACACCAAAATATTCCCCCATGTTTGTGATGATTGCGGGAAAGGCTTTTCGGGCATGCTGGAATATTGCAAACACTTGAACACTCACATGTCTGAAGGGATCTATTTGTGTCAGTATTGTGAATATTCAACGGGGCAGATTGGAGACCTAAAAATTCACTTGGACTTCAGGCATTCTGCTGAGCTGCCTCACAAGTGCACTGACTGTTTAATGAGGTTTGGCAGTGAAAAAGACCTTTTAAGTCATCTGCAGATGCACGAAAGTGCTTGA
- the ZNF639 gene encoding zinc finger protein 639 isoform X2, with amino-acid sequence MNEHPKKRKRKTLHPSRYSDSSGLPKYIDNSGIFSDHCYSVCSMKQLDVKVSDNRDKPANNGIYKDTCESPIFNDTLTDEEKPLDIQTVEISTTEVQAVEVHDIETQTISPEKLEAEDAEEIPMESCKVLGKNPPLNVTIQPKWPLLRANSSGLYKCERCTFNSKYFSDLKQHIVLKHKTCTESNICRVCKESFSSKKVLIEHLKIHEEDPYICKYCDYKTVMFENLSQHIADTHFSDHLYWCEQCDVQFSSSSELYLHFQEHSCDEQYLCQFCEHETSDPEDLHSHVVNEHAGRLIELSDSYHSRQQQGQYSLVNKISFDKCKNFFVCQVCGFRSRLHTNVNRHVAIEHTKIFPHVCDDCGKGFSGMLEYCKHLNTHMSEGIYLCQYCEYSTGQIGDLKIHLDFRHSAELPHKCTDCLMRFGSEKDLLSHLQMHESA; translated from the exons ATGAATGAGCATCCgaagaagaggaaaaggaagacTCTGCATCCTTCGCGCTATTCAG ATTCTTCAGGCTTACCAAAATACATAGACAATAGTGGCATATTTTCTGACCATTGTTACAGTGTCTGTTCTATGAAACAGCTAGACGTGAAAGTTTCTGATAATCGAG ATAAACCAGCGAATAATGGGATTTATAAAGACACTTGCGAGTCACCTATCTTCAATGACACCTTAACTGATGAAGAAAAACCTCTGGATATTCAGACAGTGGAAATTTCCACTACAGAAGTCCAGGCTGTGGAAGTTCATGACATAGAAACTCAAACAATTTCCCCGGAAAAGCTCGAGGCAGAGGATGCTGAGGAAATCCCCATGGAAAGCTGCAAGGTGCTGGGGAAGAACCCTCCTTTGAATGTCACCATTCAGCCAAAATGGCCTTTGCTCCGGGCCAACAGCAGTGGCTTGTACAAGTGCGAACGGTGCACGTTTAACAGCAAGTATTTTTCTGATTTAAAGCAGCATATTGTCCTGAAGCATAAAACATGCACCGAGAGCAACATCTGCCGGGTGTGTAAGGAGAGTTTCTCCTCTAAAAAAGTGCTCATCGAACACTTAAAAATCCACGAGGAAGATCCCTACATCTGCAAATACTGTGATTACAAGACCGTGATGTTTGAGAACCTGAGCCAACACATAGCAGACACACACTTCAGCGACCATCTTTATTGGTGTGAGCAGTGCGATGTCCAGTTCTCCTCCAGCAGCGAGCTGTACCTCCATTTCCAGGAGCACAGCTGCGACGAGCAGTACCTGTGCCAGTTCTGTGAGCATGAAACGAGTGACCCAGAGGACTTGCACAGCCATGTGGTGAACGAGCATGCGGGCCGGCTGATTGAGCTGAGCGACAGCTACcacagcaggcagcagcaagggCAGTACAGCCTGGTCAACAAAATTAGCTTTGACAAGTGCAAAAACTTCTTTGTGTGCCAAGTGTGTGGCTTTCGGAGCAGGCTTCATACCAACGTCAACCGGCATGTGGCGATTGAGCACACCAAAATATTCCCCCATGTTTGTGATGATTGCGGGAAAGGCTTTTCGGGCATGCTGGAATATTGCAAACACTTGAACACTCACATGTCTGAAGGGATCTATTTGTGTCAGTATTGTGAATATTCAACGGGGCAGATTGGAGACCTAAAAATTCACTTGGACTTCAGGCATTCTGCTGAGCTGCCTCACAAGTGCACTGACTGTTTAATGAGGTTTGGCAGTGAAAAAGACCTTTTAAGTCATCTGCAGATGCACGAAAGTGCTTGA